The Notamacropus eugenii isolate mMacEug1 chromosome 4, mMacEug1.pri_v2, whole genome shotgun sequence DNA window GAGTATTGGAGTGGGAAGTTATGAATTCTGGAAACTAACTTTTAGGAGGATTTGGCTTCAGTTCTAGGACAGGAGTAGCTTATGTTTGAGGAAGTCAGTTAGTCCTTCCCTAGGGTGGAGCTAGAGGGCAGGCTCCAAGACCACTAGGATAAATAAGCGTTTAACTCATTTAAGACCACACAAAAGTGAAGAGCCAGGCACGAACCTGCTTTCCAGGTGAGTTTTGTGAGGGTTGAATGGGGGATATACCTGATCTAGGACTCTTGTAAAGATTTGTACCCACGTGTAATTTCTATCCATGTTAAGAGAAGGCTCTCACTAGGTCGAGGAGTTTCAACTTTCTCATGTGACCATGGGGAGACACTGAATGTTTTTTGAGCAGGGGGAAGAATtttagcagaactgggatttagGAAGGTAACTCTGGCAGTGGGGATAATGGGAGAGGCTAGACAAGAGGCAGAGAGGCCAATTACAATAGTCAAGGTGACATGTGATGAGAACTTGGGCTAGGTTAGTGATCCTGGGAATCGAGAGAATGGGACTGGACTATGAATTATTATGGAGGCTGAATGACTTAGAATAATGGAAATagccctggaattgtgaccagaggaactgggtttgaatccctacTCTCTGTTTGCTACTTCCAAACTTAGGTCTATCTCTTAACTCCTCTATACCTCAATTTCCCTATTTGTGAAGTGAAGGAATtgaagtaaattctttttttaaaaaatgactttatttttaatttgtgaaataaatgGTAGTAAATTCTTAGGTTTCTTCCAGTTCGAAATTCTCTATCAAGTCTTGGCAACTGATCCAACATGGGATGATGAAAGAGAAGTAGGAAACAAGGCTGACAAGGCTGGTCTGGGCAGATGGCAGATGGGCTTGAATGCTCTCTGCTCTTATTCTCAAtgttgccatctgtaaaatgggaataataataaccctTACATGGGGTAGATGTGAAGAAAGGaatttgtaaacctttaagtctTAGAGAAaaggtagctattattatttctctctcattttggCAGGTGGTGTATTTGTGAGCTGGGTGAAGGTGGGGTGGGAGGCCTGGGAATTCTTCCCATCCTTAGCCCATCCTTCCAAATGTTAGGAAGCCTGGAGTCCAGGTTGTAGGGCAGGAGGCAGCTCTCACGCAGACGGACTCTCCCTTGCTTCTGGGTTTGGGGACTTGGGGTTTGATTTGCCCAGTATCTACATGGGGTGCCCTTGGGATGTTGGGCTCTCTCTGGCAAGATTGCTGCTCTGATCCATATATGCTTCTCCATAGTTCACTGCCTGCAGTGTTTATCATGTATTGATGTCTCCAACGTCAATGACTGTCGTAAGAAGACATGCACAAGTGATCAATCCACTTGCTTCAAGGGTGTGCTAACTCTACCCTTTGGTGAGTTCGGCTAGAATACGTCCAGAGTTCAGAGTTTCATCTATGGCAGTTTGGGAAATGTGGAGTGTGTAGGaggtagggagggggagggagaggatgacTTTGAAGATAGCCTAGTCGAGCCGAGGCTAGCCTAGCCTAGCCaaccttgccttgccttgccccGAATCCCACAGCTTTATAGTGCCTCAGAGTTAATGGGGACCTCAGAGAGCACCCAGTCCCACCCACACAGGAGCAAGCCACTGTCTTCTCTAGATCAACCTGATAAGGAACCATCCAGCCTCCATTGAACCACTCCAGGAATAGtatcctcccttcccctcaaagCAGACCATTCCTGTGCTGGACTGCTCTTCTGGTCATAATCTATCAACCAATAAGtgttttttaagcacctactatatgtcagactcTGTGTTATGGGTAGTgaggcttcaaagaaaaatgatcaaaatagTACTTTCCCTCATGATGTTTCCTATTGGAGAAAACCACAATAGTAAATGCATAcagaaatatatgcaaaataaagcaaGGTAATTTAGGGGattaggcatctaggtggcacaatggatagagtgctgggtcagaagttaggaagacttatcttcctgagttgaaatctttcctcggacacttactagctgtgtgatcttgtcaAAGTAGCATAACCTCTCTGAACGTTAGTACCCTGCTAACTTCATAGATTAGGTTTGAGACTCCAATAACAGGACTTGGTGGGGGGTTAAGGAAGTAGAatgaggcaactagatggcacagtgtatagaactctgggcctgctgtcagaaggatctgagtttaaatccagcctcagacatttactaactgagggaccctgagtaagtcacttcacctgcttgcctcagtttcctcatctgtaaaaggaactggagaaggaaatggcaaacagctctagtatctttgccaggtaaatcccaaatggagtcatgaagatttggacatgactgaaatgaatgtgTAAGAACAACAATTTAGGAGGTTGGGTATTAGCAACTGGGGGAATCTGGGGAAGCTTCATGGAGAGGGTGTTCAAGCTGGGCTTGGAAAGAAACTAGGTATTCTAAGAAGTGGagctgaggaaggagaacatccCATGGGAGAAGAGCCAATACAAGGAGCATCAAATGTGcaaagggaaataatatataataaggctAGGAGAGGTAGGTTGGGTCTAGTTGTGAAGGACCTTAGTGAAGGaccttaaatgccaaactgatGAGTTTATATGTGATTTTGAGATAATTGGGAGCCTTGGGAGTTTACTGAGTACATGAGTGCCATGGTCTAAGCttctttttgactccatttgTTGTTgcggtttttttttttcaatgatactggtttgccatttccttctccagctcattttacagatgaggaaactgaagcaaatagggttaagtgacttgcccaaggtcacacagctagcacgtgtctgaggccagttttgaactcaggaagattgctgactccaggctctctgcactctattcactaagccacctagctgttctCAGTTCTTCAAGTGCCCAAAGGCAAGTCTTTTCTTCTCGAGGCTCTATAAACACCTTCAGTCCTTTTGTCTGATCCTCGTGTGATATGGACTCAAATCTCTTTGTTGTTCTATTTGCCTTCTACTGGCTACTCTCCAGCTTCTCAATATACTTTTATAACTGTGGCATCTGGAATTGCCCTCTAGAACAATCTAGAAGAGTCTCCAGAATCTAGAATAGTCCTCTAGATTAGGTCTTGTGAGCAGAGTACAGTGGGACGATGGCCTCCTTTTCCTGGAAGCTAGACCTCCTCGAATAGCCCAagattagctttttttttcttttggctgctCCATCACCCTGCTAACTCTTATGGAGTTTGCTCCTCCCAGTTTGGTTTTCCTCATCTGGCTGTTTTCTAGCTAGAAAATGTCTCTCAGTCAATTGACAATGAAATACCTACAAAGTCCTAGGCATTTTGCAAGACTCATATTTTACAAttgcaaagaaggaaatgatCTCTTCTCTCAGGGAGCTGACTTGTAATGAGAGTTGGGGATCCATCCTCAACTATGACATCTGTACCTAAAGATCAGTCTCCAGGTGGGTCAGCCTAGGGCAGAGTCAGTATCATCAATTCCATACCTAAGACCTCTGTGGCTTAATCAGTCCTGTGAAagccttggggcagctaggtggtacagtggatagagcaccagtgcaggagtcaggaggacctgagttcaaatctcacctcagacacttgacactccctagctgtgtgaccttgggcaagtcacttaaccccaactgcctcatccttggacttgtccagtcatcctgatcaatatctggtcactggattcagatggctctggaggagaagtgaggctggagacctgcacagccttccctcactcaaaaaaaacaaagtcaagtgcaagtcatgtcacaaGTCATGTCGCtacttctctgatgacatggtcttctttggcacaCAACTGTGAAAGCCTACAGATCCTAAaaccttccttcccccccccccccatgaaaGAGAAACTGTGCTTACAATTCCAATCTGAGAAAGTAATTTCTTTGTGTCTTGAAGGTTTTTCAGTCTCTGGGAAACCTCCATTCAAAAATAAACACTTGGAGGGAAGGTCTGGCTAAGCCAGAGGAGAGACACATGTGggcaggttccctactcctgagCTAAGTCATTTTCAATTGATGTTTTATGGAGCCCTAGATGCCCAGACCTGGAAGGGACATTGAAAATTTATTCAGGATATACTTCTCACCTTTGATCATGATAGATTCAAGCTATTGGTTCAGCTGCTTTTCATTGGCAGCTAGCAAACTGTTGCCAGGCTCCAACATTGAAGCAGAAATTACATTAACTAATTAGAGTTATTCTGCTTCTGCCTCCTTGCTCCTGATCTTAAGACATCTTCCTGCATCTCCCTTTCATTTAGGAGAGGCATACTTCACATGTATTAACTATTATGGGAACTTAATGCCTATTTGTAGCCTTGTTTCTACTGGAAAATAGGTTCTAAGTTCCTAAACACAAAGCCATTGTAGGAATTGAACTAGACAATTTCTAAGGTCTCTGATAGCTTTGACACCCTTGTTCTATATTCTCAGGTCTTTTCAAGCTCCAAAATCCCATATTTAAGGTGTCTTTCAGCTCTCACATTCTGGTTCTGTGTTCTTTTTCAGTGCTAGTATTCAGTATAGTAAACTCCTTAACATTTTGAATTCATTCTCCACCATTTATTCTGGGAAAATCTCTGAGGGATTCGGTAAATACAATGAGAATTAAAGAGAGAGGCGTCAGTGTGGGTTAAGGATGGTTATGGGGTGCTCtagggaagaagagggaactgaactgagaaatgaagggaaagaagaaggttgGTAGAGTAAATCCATCCTAGGAGGGGATCATAGCATGGACAAGGGCACAGAGGTAATTAATTTGGCATTTTCAGAGgattgttgttcagctgtgtctgattcttcacaaTCCCACTggtattttcttgacaaagttatTAGAAtaatctgccatttccttctccagctcatttgatcagtgaggaaactgaggcagacagggttgagtgacttacccaggatcacacaactagtaaatatctgaggctgtatctgaactcaggtcttccagactccaggcctggtgctctatccactgtgccacatagctgcccttttCAGGGTATAGTCAGGAGCGAGTCTTGGCTTGTGTGAAAGGAGGGTGTTAAAAAGTAAAGggacatgaaaaagaaaaggagggatcACACTGGATATGAAGACCTTGAATACTCAGTTTTCCTTTATTCCACAGGGTCTAAAGAGAAATCCTATATATTGGATTGTGCTACTTCCTGTGAAGATTACAAAAACTTATTTTCGAATGTTGAACAAGCAGGAATCAACATGGAAATATCCTGTTGCAGCACTGATCTGTGTAATGGGGTGGATGGGGTCAGGGGCAACCTCTGGGTCCTGGCAGTGATGCTCCTCCTCAGCCTGGGACCTGCCCTTCTCTGGGCTGGGCTGTGAGAAGATTCCTTCCTCACCAGCCTTTTCTCACTAGGCTTTCCTTCTGGTACCAAGCCCATGAAACAGGTGCACCTGCTCTAGTCCCACCTCAGCCCAGTTTTTGAGTAGAGAGCTTTGGCATATTTCCTAAGCCCTGGCAGCCCCAAAGAGACAGACCTGAAGCCTCTCTGTCTCTTAGCCAGCGACCCTTCTTTTTATCGTTTTCTTTCTTGTAGTATTCCTCGTTGGTTCCCAGCCACTTAGTTTCTCCCTTGTTCCAGTGTATGTCCCTGGGGaagattttcttccttccttcttttggctTCAGTATTATAGATCTAAGGAGGATTAATTGTTAAGTCttctttgaggagagagaaggacCCTCTGTCTTAGGACACAATGGAGAAAAGGGGAGCTCAGGCATTTTGGAATTgcacagaagagaataaaagagaaacatgaaagggcAACTGGACCTTAGAGACCAAAAAGTGGAAATTTATTTGGGCAACTTAGGGAAGAAAATTTTGCCTGGCCTTGAGGTAGGAACTGGAGGTACCAGAGAGAGGAGGTTGAGTCTTGGGatactagagagagaagagctTGGGTCTGGGAAAGGAATGACCTCAGGGGGCTTGACAGAAATCTCTGGACTCAAGATCTTCGAGGCAGACATTTCTCTGAGCAGAACAGAGCTGAGCACTGTCCCTGGTATGTCTTAATCTCCCTAGCAATT harbors:
- the LOC140500375 gene encoding lymphocyte antigen 6H-like, with the translated sequence MSKCSAVHQIAESCPLLFCSNFHCLQCLSCIDVSNVNDCRKKTCTSDQSTCFKGVLTLPFGSKEKSYILDCATSCEDYKNLFSNVEQAGINMEISCCSTDLCNGVDGVRGNLWVLAVMLLLSLGPALLWAGL